Proteins from one Shewanella pealeana ATCC 700345 genomic window:
- the rraB gene encoding ribonuclease E inhibitor RraB gives MSIERQLNEQKQENREIVEAILADGSLPDAEYTIEHHFSSTNFDRLEKAAVDAFKLGYEVNDAEEMELEDGSVIYCFDAVASHELETDLLDEACEKMITLAAKQKIDYDGWGTYFIDENGEEVRDEDEDDYEDEELH, from the coding sequence ATGTCTATTGAACGTCAGTTAAACGAACAGAAACAAGAAAACCGTGAGATCGTTGAAGCGATTCTTGCCGATGGTTCATTACCGGATGCCGAGTACACAATCGAGCATCACTTTTCATCGACCAACTTCGATCGTTTAGAAAAAGCGGCTGTCGATGCATTCAAGCTAGGCTATGAAGTTAATGACGCCGAAGAGATGGAGCTAGAAGATGGCTCTGTGATCTACTGCTTCGATGCAGTTGCAAGTCATGAACTAGAGACTGATCTTCTAGATGAAGCTTGCGAGAAAATGATCACTTTAGCGGCTAAGCAGAAGATTGATTATGACGGTTGGGGCACTTATTTCATCGACGAAAATGGCGAAGAAGTCAGAGACGAAGATGAAGACGATTATGAAGATGAAGAACTGCACTAG
- a CDS encoding 1-acylglycerol-3-phosphate O-acyltransferase, with amino-acid sequence MLLILRCLILSIMLLLAFIIGGLACILRPRHRDNVHMFAKVFSWAAPVLGIKVIVRNSQQQGDKPCIFLANHQNNFDMFTHTAVVPKGTVSLGKKSLAWMPLFGQIYWLSGNILIDRKNRSKAFDTMAATANKIKDKCLSVWIFPEGTRSRGKGLLPFKAGAFYTAIAAGVPMVPVLASNQSHIKLNRWNNGVVIIEMMDPIETTGIDKTQVKELSKRIHTLMSEKLSQLNQEASALMTKAV; translated from the coding sequence GTGCTGTTAATCCTTAGATGTTTGATCTTGTCTATCATGCTGCTATTAGCCTTTATTATCGGTGGCTTAGCTTGTATTTTACGTCCTCGTCATCGAGACAACGTACACATGTTCGCCAAAGTATTTTCTTGGGCCGCACCTGTATTGGGTATCAAAGTCATTGTACGTAACTCTCAACAGCAGGGCGATAAGCCGTGCATTTTCCTTGCGAACCATCAGAATAATTTCGATATGTTCACCCATACTGCTGTTGTGCCAAAAGGCACGGTAAGCTTAGGCAAGAAGAGCCTAGCCTGGATGCCATTATTTGGGCAGATCTACTGGTTGTCAGGCAATATCTTGATCGATCGTAAAAACCGCAGTAAGGCGTTTGACACTATGGCGGCGACGGCGAATAAGATTAAAGATAAGTGTTTGTCAGTGTGGATTTTCCCTGAAGGCACGCGCTCTCGTGGTAAAGGGTTATTGCCATTTAAAGCCGGCGCTTTCTATACCGCGATAGCGGCTGGTGTGCCTATGGTGCCTGTGCTGGCTTCTAATCAGAGCCATATCAAGCTAAACCGTTGGAACAATGGTGTGGTGATCATCGAAATGATGGATCCGATTGAAACGACGGGTATCGACAAGACGCAAGTGAAAGAACTTTCTAAGCGGATTCATACTTTGATGTCGGAAAAGTTGTCACAGTTGAACCAAGAAGCTTCTGCATTAATGACTAAAGCGGTATAA
- a CDS encoding GGDEF domain-containing protein: MDTNTDLTAMNELHWLIDMVQTIEVGLVVLDRDYNIQLWNGFMENHSGVAPNSIKGKNLFEQFDYLPATWLKQKMESVYLLKNRAFISWEQRPFVFQFKNYRPITGRADFMYQNVTLLPLSSLTGEVTHISMIVYDVTDVAINKLQLKSANERFEHLSQIDGLTQLFNRRHWEQCLQKEFDRHARYGSDTSLVMLDIDHFKSINDTYGHQAGDKVLQNVSHLIKKSLRETDCAGRYGGEEFGVVLANTPAANARFFAERLRKKLEQLEICYEEHIIKITVSLGICEIKPEIMDSDTWLSLADQALYQAKEAGRNCTIAHE, encoded by the coding sequence ATGGATACAAATACAGATCTAACTGCAATGAACGAACTCCACTGGCTAATCGATATGGTGCAAACCATAGAGGTAGGCTTAGTCGTGCTCGATCGTGATTACAACATCCAGCTGTGGAATGGTTTTATGGAAAACCACAGTGGCGTAGCCCCTAATTCAATTAAAGGCAAAAACCTGTTTGAGCAGTTTGATTACCTGCCAGCTACGTGGCTGAAGCAGAAAATGGAGTCGGTTTACCTATTAAAGAACCGAGCCTTTATCAGCTGGGAACAGAGACCCTTTGTGTTCCAGTTCAAGAACTATCGGCCGATTACTGGCAGAGCGGACTTCATGTATCAAAACGTCACTCTGCTGCCGCTGTCATCACTCACTGGTGAAGTGACCCATATCAGTATGATCGTCTATGACGTCACCGACGTTGCGATCAATAAACTACAGCTAAAGTCGGCCAATGAACGCTTTGAGCATTTAAGCCAGATAGATGGACTGACTCAGCTATTTAATCGCCGTCATTGGGAACAGTGCTTACAGAAGGAGTTCGATCGCCATGCTCGCTATGGCAGTGACACCAGCTTAGTGATGCTCGATATCGATCACTTCAAGTCGATCAATGACACCTACGGTCATCAAGCAGGCGATAAAGTCCTTCAAAACGTGTCACACCTAATTAAAAAATCACTGCGTGAAACCGATTGCGCAGGGCGTTATGGCGGCGAAGAGTTTGGTGTAGTGCTAGCCAATACCCCTGCGGCTAATGCACGATTCTTTGCCGAACGTTTGCGAAAGAAACTCGAACAATTAGAGATCTGCTATGAAGAACACATCATTAAGATCACTGTGAGCTTAGGCATATGCGAAATCAAGCCTGAAATCATGGATAGTGATACTTGGCTGTCATTAGCCGACCAAGCCCTTTATCAGGCGAAAGAAGCTGGCCGCAACTGCACTATCGCTCACGAGTAA